From the Saccharomonospora marina XMU15 genome, the window CACGAAGCGCGCGCAGGAAGTCCACCCGCCGGAACGCGGGCCAGTACGCCTCGGTGAACCAGAACTCCGAATGTGCCGACTGCCAGAGCAGGAAGCCGGAGAGCCGCTGTTCGCCGGAGGTCCGGATGATCAGGTCGGGGTCCGGCTGCCCCGAGGTGTAGAGGTGCTCGGAGATGTGATCGACATCGAGGATCTTGGCGAGCTCGTGGATCGAGGTTCCCTCGTCGGCATGCTGCTTCAACAGCTTGCGGACGGCGTAGGCGATCTCCTGCCGCCCGCCGTAGCCGACGGCGACGTTGACAACCATGCCGCGGCGGTTGTCGGTGCGCTGCGCGGCGGCGGTGAGCCTGGCCGCGACCTCGGTGGGCAGCATGTCCAGCGCGCCGACGATCGAAAGCCGCCACGGATTGCCCGGCGCGGCGAGTTCGTCGACCACGTCCGGGATGATCTCGAGCAGCGCGGCGACCTCCTCGTTGGACCGGTTGCGCACGTTGTCGGTGGACAGCAGCCACAGCGTGACCACCTCCACATCGGCCTCCCGGCACCAGCCGAGGAAGTCCGCGATCTTCTGTGCGCCCATCCGGTGGCCACCGTTGACGTCGGTGAAGCCTGCCTCCCGTGCCCAGCGCCTGTTACCGTCGAGGATCACGCCGATGTGGCGCGGATGCCGCCCTCCGGCTTGCTGGATCAGGCGCCACGAGTACACGCTGTAGACGATGCGCGAGGCGAAAGACCTAAGGCTCACGTCACGGGAGCGTACGCCTGGCCGGAAAGTGATGTTCGCGGCGCTCCTGCCGTCGACGCGTGCGGCCACGGCTACGATTTCCGTAACCTGAGCGTTGTGAGCGCAGCAACCGATACCCCGCCGGTACCGTCCGCCGCCCATCACCGGCCCCGGTTTCGGGGACACATCCACTTCTGGAGCTTCTTCGGTGCACTGGTCTCCGCCGCCACGCTGATCGCGCTGGCGGGCTCGACGGTGTCGGCGACGGCCGCACTCGCCACG encodes:
- a CDS encoding isoprenyl transferase gives rise to the protein MSLRSFASRIVYSVYSWRLIQQAGGRHPRHIGVILDGNRRWAREAGFTDVNGGHRMGAQKIADFLGWCREADVEVVTLWLLSTDNVRNRSNEEVAALLEIIPDVVDELAAPGNPWRLSIVGALDMLPTEVAARLTAAAQRTDNRRGMVVNVAVGYGGRQEIAYAVRKLLKQHADEGTSIHELAKILDVDHISEHLYTSGQPDPDLIIRTSGEQRLSGFLLWQSAHSEFWFTEAYWPAFRRVDFLRALRDYAVRNRRYGG